One genomic segment of Hevea brasiliensis isolate MT/VB/25A 57/8 chromosome 3, ASM3005281v1, whole genome shotgun sequence includes these proteins:
- the LOC110668414 gene encoding zinc finger protein VAR3, chloroplastic, translated as MGGATRFLMFLTTITTPFPLLHRRCPTLLSFCRHRHRVLSSSSCLFHHHLPSYLSYTLPRPLRIDASHQLHTQTASASASAHFAEPSSSLPWAFQPWPEWSNFIHNLSAAGYFNRQKFGIQIDLEFVAGINLPEDFAGAAAACLAFARERPDLLGMLSKRDIEVVVEKGMPFLFKNGDDSGKRMRSFLGSGDSNVQNTDRAHTIDLMRFLLSYASSLVSFEKNNIPNRELVESSVRNLLSELAQLSYAPASNPSVSVQNQFPDRYGQAPSPPGQNIEMKRGDWICPRCSFMNFARNVKCLECEEARPKRQLTGGEWECPECDFFNYARNMVCLRCDCKRPGEVLFGTTNSGSALGYGNGSNTNKADVDSRLAANEEKAQRWFSKLSQLDSSSDMSSAIADEDFPEIIPLRKGVNRFVVSTRKTPLERRLANAQYRRNLGNDGIFEVGSLQSTQSINQGLDEILGPKTAASESDNRTLSTGQIAGTNTPSSASNSTSPQYGAPRGSNYVPFVPLPADMFAKKPDELKMDKSDKLEMDDKSLSSSTSEQTGAVSGRKEYGKSSDSRQPSEKPAGETLNNEKEKEQAEKSERWFKRVAELHNVTDLASAISDEDFFEIMPKRKGENQFVVSKRKDRSLTSPMYKRRMAMEQANDSNFVPFVPFPPNYFAKKDNQQPDMADSTNNATSGTANSATLEKLPEKLDDSKPGMPGASHVQGMKNQQCGARSTDSRTWEISNEMKAGASPGALTSVNSTQNVVDPQSNSRDGWSSGYYRNENITGTPNLMGSSPQNLTNSPTNDNDSGCRGFPSKKDVKEEPRLTATTSHPSENQKNGDSWTGKSLEGSAVKEPDPLDMSEEAKAERWFRRVAQIKDISELSQIPDEDFPSIMPMRKGVNRFVVSKRKTPLERRLTSTQHRRNLPIVNSDPVKESDNS; from the exons ATGGGCGGCGCCACCAGGTTTCTCATGTTTCTCACCACCATCACTACTCCATTCCCGCTGCTCCACCGCCGCTGCCCAACTCTTCTGAGCTTCTGCCGCCATCGGCACCGAGTCCTGTCTTCTTCGTCTTGCCTTTTTCACCACCACCTCCCTTCCTATCTTTCTTACACTCTTCCCCGCCCCTTAAGAATCGATGCCTCCCACCAACTCCACACCCAAAccgcctctgcctctgcctctgcccaTTTCGCCGAACCTTCCTCCTCCTTACCTTGGGCCTTCCAACCGTGGCCCGAGTGGTCCAATTTCATCCATAATCTATCTGCCGCTGGATATTTCAATAGGCAAAAATTTGGCATCCAAATTGATTTAGAATTCGTGGCAGGCATTAATTTGCCAGAGGACTTTGCAGGTGCTGCCGCTGCTTGCTTGGCATTCGCCCGCGAAAGGCCTGATCTTTTAGG GATGCTATCGAAAAGAGATATTGAGGTGGTTGTTGAGAAAGGGATGCCCTTCTTGTTTAAAAATGGTGATGACTCAGGGAAGAGGATGAGGTCGTTTTTGGGCAGTGGCGATAGTAAT gtgcAGAATACAGATAGAGCGCACACTATTGACTTGATGAGGTTTTTATTAAGTTATGCAAGCAGTCTTGTTTCTTTTGAGAAGAACAATATACCCAATAGAGAACTTGTGGAATCATCTGTTAGGAATCTCTTGAGTGAATTGGCCCAGCTGAGCTATGCTCCAGCCTCAAACCCATCTGTGTCAGTGCAAAATCAGTTCCCAGATAGATATGGACAAGCACCAAGTCCTCCTGGGCAAAACATTGAAATGAAAAGAGGCGACTGGATTTGCCCAAG GTGTAGTTTCATGAATTTTGCAAGAAATGTGAAATGCCTTGAATGTGAAGAAGCACGCCCAAAGAGGCAGCTTACTGGTGGGGAGTGGGAGTGTCCTGA ATGTGATTTCTTTAATTATGCAAGGAACATGGTATGCTTAAGGTGTGATTGCAAGCGGCCTGGAGAGGTCTTGTTTGGTACTACCAATTCTGGATCAGCTCTGGGATATGGCAATGGGAGCAACACAAATAAGGCTGATGTGGATAGCAGGCTAGCTGCCAATGAAGAGAAGGCACAACGGTGGTTTAGCAAACTTTCTCAGCTGGATAGTTCTTCAGACATGAGCAGTGCCATAGCTGATGAAGATTTCCCTGAAATCATTCCATTGAGGAAAGGAGTCAATAGATTTGTTGTGAGCACAAGGAAAACTCCACTTGAAAGGAGGCTGGCCAATGCCCAGTATAGAAGAAACCTGGGTAATGATGGCATTTTTGAGGTTGGTAGTCTTCAAAGCACGCAATCAATCAATCAAGGTTTAGATGAGATTCTTGGTCCTAAGACAGCTGCTTCAGAATCAGATAACAGGACTCTCAGTACTGGACAAATTGCAGGAACAAATACTCCCTCTTCTGCTTCTAATTCAACTTCACCACAGTATGGTGCCCCCAGAGGAAGTAATTATGTTCCATTTGTGCCACTGCCTGCAGATATGTTTGCCAAGAAACCTGATGAATTGAAGATGGATAAGAGTGATAAGTTGGAGATGGATGATAAATCCCTATCTTCAAGCACTAGTGAGCAAACAGGAGCAGTTTCTGGAAGAAAAGAATATGGTAAATCATCAGACAGTCGGCAGCCCTCTGAGAAGCCTGCGGGCGAGACCCTGAACAATGAAAAAGAGAAAGAACAAGCTGAAAAATCTGAGAGATGGTTTAAGAGAGTTGCAGAGCTGCATAATGTTACAGATCTGGCTAGTGCAATTTCAGATGAGGACTTCTTTGAGATCATGCCAAAACGCAAAGGAGAGAATCAATTTGTAGTCAGTAAAAGGAAAGATCGATCTTTGACTTCTCCAATGTACAAGAGACGTATGGCCATGGAGCAGGCTAATGATTCCAATTTTGTGCCCTTTGTCCCCTTCCCACCAAACTACTTTGCTAAAAAGGATAACCAGCAGCCAGATATGGCTGATTCAACTAATAATGCTACAAGTGGAACTGCAAATTCTGCAACACTGGAGAAGCTCCCTGAGAAGTTGGATGACAGTAAACCTGGGATGCCTGGTGCATCACATGTTCAAGGGATGAAAAACCAACAATGCGGTGCAAGGAGCACAGATTCAAGAACTTGGGAAATTTCGAATGAAATGAAAGCAGGTGCATCTCCTGGGGCATTAACAAGTGTAAATTCAACTCAAAATGTTGTTGATCCCCAGTCTAATAGCAGGGATGGTTGGAGCAGTGGATATTATAGAAATGAAAATATTACTGGGACACCAAATCTGATGGGGAGTTCACCACAGAATCTTACTAATTCCCCAACAAATGACAATGACAGTGGGTGCAGAGGATTCCCCAGTAAGAAGGATGTCAAGGAGGAACCTAGGTTGACAGCGACTACATCTCATCCATCTGAGAATCAGAAAAATGGAGATAGCTGGACTGGAAAAAGCTTGGAAGGGTCAGCAGTGAAGGAACCAGATCCTTTGGACATGTCAGAGGAGGCCAAGGCAGAGAGGTGGTTCCGACGTGTTGCCCAGAT